In Sphingomonas sp. KC8, the sequence TCGGGCAGCTGGCGGATCGATCCGGCCGAGATCGGCAAGCATGATCATCTGCTCATCGAAACCGAATCCGGGCGGCGGCTGGCGCTGAACGATCCGCGACGATTCGGATCGCTGGATCTGGTGGCGACGGCCAAGATCGATGATTTTCCCGCGTTCCGCACGCTGGGGCCGGAACCGTTGGGGGCAGGGCTGTCGGCCGCGCACCTGAAGACGGCGTTCGCGGGCCGGGTGGCGGCGGTGAAGCTGCTGCTGCTCGACCAGCGGATCGTGGCGGGCCTCGGCAATATCTATGTGTGCGAAGCGCTGCATATGGCGAAGATCGCGCCGACCGTGGCGGCGGGAAGCATCTCGCAGGCGCGGTTGGCCAGGCTGGTGGACGCGATTCGCGAGGTGCTGGCCGCTGCGATCGAGGCGGGGGGATCGACGTTGCGCGATTATGCCCAGCCGAACGGTGAACTGGGCTATTTCGCGAACCAGTGGCGCGTCTATGGGCGCGAGGGCGAGGCGTGTGGATGTGGTACGCCGGTAGCGCGGCGGGTGGATGGCGGGCGATCGACCTTTTTCTGCCCCAAATGCCAACGCTGAAGGTTGACGATTTGGCCCATCGGTGTATGTAGCCGGCCTTCCTGGGGCGGGATCAATCCCGCACCACATCCCTTTTTGATCTATCGAGGACGAGCATGGCGAACACGCCGCAGGCAAAAAAGCGCATCCGCCGGAACGACCGCCGGGCCGAGATCAACGGCGCGCGCGTCAGCCGCATCCGTACCTTCCTGAAGAAGGTGGAACTGGCGCTGACCGCTGGTGACAAGGCCGGCGCGACTGTCGCGCTTGCGGCCGCCCAGCCTGAACTGGCCCGTGGCGTT encodes:
- the mutM gene encoding bifunctional DNA-formamidopyrimidine glycosylase/DNA-(apurinic or apyrimidinic site) lyase, producing MPELPEVETTVRGLRPPLEGQRLISIEPRRADLRRPIPVDLRQRLTGARVTGLGRRAKYGLIDTDRGDTLIFHLGMSGSWRIDPAEIGKHDHLLIETESGRRLALNDPRRFGSLDLVATAKIDDFPAFRTLGPEPLGAGLSAAHLKTAFAGRVAAVKLLLLDQRIVAGLGNIYVCEALHMAKIAPTVAAGSISQARLARLVDAIREVLAAAIEAGGSTLRDYAQPNGELGYFANQWRVYGREGEACGCGTPVARRVDGGRSTFFCPKCQR
- the rpsT gene encoding 30S ribosomal protein S20 gives rise to the protein MANTPQAKKRIRRNDRRAEINGARVSRIRTFLKKVELALTAGDKAGATVALAAAQPELARGVSKGVFHKNTASRKFARLTKRVSALS